From one bacterium Scap17 genomic stretch:
- the mpl gene encoding UDP-N-acetylmuramate:L-alanyl-gamma-D-glutamyl-meso-diaminopimelate ligase, with protein MHLHVIGICGTFMGSLALLARARGHRVTGSDANVYPPMSTQLAEAGITLMEGYAADNLVPAPDLTVVGNAVSRGNPEVEALLERGLAYTSGPQWLCDEVLTGRPVIAIAGTHGKTTTATMTAWILECAGLAPGYLIGGVPPQLGDSARIGDPQAPFVVEADEYDTAFFDKRSKFVHYRPRIAVLNNLEFDHADIFPDLAAIERQFHHLVRTVPAGGKLVVAADAVAGAQALERVLDQGCWTPVTRFGDESGIENAGGDWRYRLISADGSHFALAAPAAVSGEADRFVECQWAMRGRHNVANACAAVAAAVECGVSVEAALEALARFAPPRRRQELRGEVAGVKVIDDFAHHPTAIATTLEGLAPGVAAEGQGGRLWAVIEPRSNTMKLGTMKARLPASVTAADRVSWFAGPSLGWSLEETVSECRALGVEAEVEQDIDALIAKIANQSRAGDWVVVMSNGGFGGIHERLLAALAAREGEA; from the coding sequence ATGCACCTTCACGTCATCGGTATTTGCGGTACCTTCATGGGCTCTCTGGCGCTTCTGGCGCGCGCGCGCGGTCATCGCGTCACGGGGAGCGATGCCAACGTCTATCCGCCCATGAGCACACAGCTGGCCGAGGCCGGTATCACTTTGATGGAAGGCTATGCGGCCGACAATCTCGTCCCCGCGCCGGATCTTACGGTGGTCGGCAATGCCGTCTCGCGCGGCAACCCCGAAGTCGAGGCGCTGCTCGAGCGTGGGCTGGCCTATACCTCCGGCCCGCAATGGCTGTGTGATGAGGTGCTGACCGGCCGTCCGGTGATCGCCATCGCCGGCACCCACGGCAAGACCACCACCGCGACCATGACCGCCTGGATTCTTGAATGTGCAGGCCTCGCACCGGGCTATCTGATCGGTGGCGTGCCGCCGCAGCTGGGCGATTCCGCGCGTATCGGCGATCCTCAAGCGCCCTTTGTGGTCGAGGCCGATGAATATGACACGGCCTTCTTCGACAAGCGCTCCAAGTTCGTGCATTACCGGCCGCGCATCGCCGTGCTCAACAACCTCGAGTTCGATCACGCCGACATCTTCCCGGATCTCGCCGCCATCGAGCGTCAGTTCCACCACCTGGTACGTACCGTGCCGGCAGGCGGCAAGCTGGTGGTCGCGGCGGACGCCGTCGCCGGTGCCCAGGCACTGGAGCGCGTGCTGGATCAAGGCTGCTGGACGCCGGTGACGCGCTTCGGCGATGAGAGCGGTATCGAGAATGCCGGTGGCGACTGGCGCTATCGTCTGATCAGTGCCGATGGCAGCCACTTCGCGCTGGCGGCGCCGGCCGCCGTGTCCGGCGAGGCGGACCGCTTCGTCGAGTGCCAGTGGGCGATGCGCGGACGCCACAACGTGGCCAATGCCTGTGCCGCGGTGGCCGCTGCCGTCGAGTGCGGCGTGAGTGTCGAGGCGGCGCTGGAGGCGCTCGCACGCTTCGCGCCGCCCAGGCGTCGGCAGGAGCTGCGCGGTGAGGTGGCAGGCGTCAAGGTCATCGATGACTTCGCGCACCACCCGACCGCCATCGCCACCACGCTGGAAGGCCTGGCGCCGGGCGTGGCGGCCGAAGGGCAGGGCGGTCGCCTGTGGGCGGTGATCGAACCGCGCTCCAACACCATGAAGCTCGGCACCATGAAGGCGCGTCTGCCGGCTTCAGTGACCGCGGCCGACCGCGTCAGCTGGTTCGCGGGCCCCAGCCTCGGCTGGTCGTTGGAGGAAACGGTCAGCGAGTGCCGTGCGCTTGGCGTGGAGGCGGAGGTCGAGCAGGACATCGACGCCCTGATCGCGAAGATCGCCAATCAATCTCGCGCCGGCGACTGGGTGGTCGTGATGTCCAATGGCGGCTTCGGCGGTATCCACGAGCGCCTTCTGGCGGCGCTGGCAGCACGTGAAGGTGAAGCATGA
- a CDS encoding DMT family transporter, which produces MQVSSVATGMLALFTYPVFIVLLEPWVEGTRLKAKDLAAAGLVCIGIWLLVPGGDSSAQGDSLAGVLWGVFSGLLFAARNLLVRYRLSHLNPVLSMSLQALGVVVLTLPFVSGEIMDASPSTGIAMLVLAIVFTAAPHALMTFALGGLKAKTVGMIGCLQPVYGVLLAWLILGEVPTWLTLVGGSFIVAAAALETLRRS; this is translated from the coding sequence ATGCAGGTGTCTTCCGTGGCCACCGGCATGCTGGCGCTGTTCACCTATCCCGTCTTCATCGTGCTGCTGGAACCCTGGGTGGAAGGCACGCGCCTGAAAGCGAAGGACCTGGCGGCAGCGGGGCTGGTCTGTATCGGCATCTGGCTGCTCGTTCCCGGCGGCGACAGCAGCGCGCAGGGCGACAGCCTGGCGGGAGTGTTATGGGGCGTGTTCTCGGGCCTGTTGTTCGCGGCACGCAATCTACTGGTGCGCTACCGTCTCAGCCATCTCAATCCAGTGCTGTCGATGAGCCTGCAGGCGCTGGGGGTCGTGGTGCTGACGCTGCCGTTCGTCTCCGGTGAGATCATGGATGCCAGCCCCTCGACGGGGATCGCCATGCTGGTGCTGGCCATCGTCTTCACGGCTGCGCCGCATGCGCTGATGACCTTCGCCCTCGGTGGCCTCAAGGCCAAGACCGTCGGCATGATCGGCTGCCTGCAACCCGTCTACGGCGTGCTGCTGGCGTGGTTGATTCTCGGTGAAGTGCCCACCTGGCTGACACTGGTCGGCGGCAGCTTCATCGTGGCGGCGGCAGCACTTGAGACCCTGCGTCGCAGCTGA
- a CDS encoding UbiX family flavin prenyltransferase, giving the protein MKTQATAPEGEFKSAVTVALTGASGAQYGLRLIECLVAAGHEVMVMVSKAAHMVIATETDEELPARPARLTEVLTQRYAARSGQIRCFGREDWMAPVASGSGAPSAMVVCPCSTGSLSAIATGASNNLIERAADVALKERRTLILVPRETPFSAIHLEHMLSLTRMGAVILPAAPGFYHRPQTLDDMIDFIVARILNQLGISHALMPRWGEGHVSGD; this is encoded by the coding sequence ATGAAAACGCAAGCGACAGCCCCGGAGGGCGAGTTCAAGTCGGCGGTCACCGTCGCGCTGACCGGGGCCTCCGGCGCCCAGTACGGTCTGCGTCTGATCGAGTGCCTGGTCGCGGCCGGTCATGAAGTGATGGTGATGGTCTCCAAGGCGGCGCACATGGTGATCGCCACCGAGACCGACGAGGAGCTGCCGGCGCGCCCGGCGCGTCTCACCGAGGTGCTCACGCAGCGCTACGCCGCCAGGTCCGGCCAGATTCGCTGCTTCGGGCGCGAGGACTGGATGGCCCCGGTGGCCTCCGGCTCCGGCGCGCCGAGCGCCATGGTGGTGTGCCCGTGTTCCACGGGCTCACTGTCCGCGATCGCGACCGGGGCCAGCAACAACCTGATCGAACGCGCGGCCGACGTGGCCCTCAAGGAACGCCGCACGCTGATTCTGGTGCCGCGCGAGACGCCGTTCTCGGCCATCCATCTCGAACACATGCTGAGTCTGACGCGCATGGGTGCCGTCATCCTGCCCGCCGCGCCCGGCTTCTATCATCGTCCGCAGACCCTCGATGACATGATCGATTTCATCGTCGCGCGCATTCTCAACCAGCTGGGAATCTCGCATGCGCTGATGCCGCGCTGGGGCGAGGGGCATGTCAGCGGCGATTGA
- a CDS encoding LysE family translocator: protein MLNWSLLSVFVPTFFLVSLTPGMCMTLAMTLGMTQGVKRTLWMMVGELLGVGLVAVSAVIGVATIMLRYPMVFSAFKLAGGAYLAWLGIQMWRSRGRLALGVAEEDAEAPRASRRALAAQGFVTAIANPKGWAFFIALLPPFLDASLPLAPQLIALVGIILTLEFTCLLLYAGGGSSLARWLGRGSRVRLMNRVAGTLMIGVGVWLATG, encoded by the coding sequence ATGCTGAATTGGTCATTGTTGTCGGTGTTCGTGCCGACATTCTTTCTGGTCTCGCTGACGCCGGGCATGTGCATGACGCTGGCGATGACCCTGGGCATGACCCAGGGCGTCAAGCGCACCCTGTGGATGATGGTGGGCGAACTGCTGGGCGTCGGGCTGGTGGCGGTGTCGGCGGTGATCGGCGTCGCGACCATCATGCTGCGCTATCCGATGGTGTTCTCGGCCTTCAAGCTGGCGGGGGGCGCCTACCTGGCCTGGCTGGGGATCCAGATGTGGCGCTCACGTGGTCGCCTGGCCCTGGGGGTAGCAGAGGAGGATGCGGAGGCACCGCGCGCCTCGCGCCGCGCGCTGGCGGCACAGGGCTTCGTTACCGCGATCGCCAACCCCAAGGGATGGGCGTTCTTCATTGCGCTGTTGCCGCCGTTTCTGGATGCCAGCCTGCCGCTGGCGCCGCAGCTGATCGCGCTGGTCGGCATCATCCTGACGCTGGAATTCACCTGCCTGCTGCTCTATGCCGGCGGTGGCAGCAGCCTGGCGCGTTGGCTGGGGCGTGGCTCGCGTGTGCGCCTGATGAACCGCGTGGCGGGCACGCTGATGATCGGCGTGGGAGTCTGGCTCGCAACCGGTTGA